The proteins below are encoded in one region of Helianthus annuus cultivar XRQ/B chromosome 2, HanXRQr2.0-SUNRISE, whole genome shotgun sequence:
- the LOC110887681 gene encoding probable anion transporter 4, chloroplastic, translated as MAGFQLGSAIGLTLSPILMSQGGVGGPFIIFGLSGFLWVSVWVSATSSTPERSPQITKYELEYIQSKRKKGQMKTTKIIPPFRRLLSKLPTWSLIVANSMHSWGFFVILSWMPIYFKTIYHVDLRQAAC; from the exons ATGGCTGGGTTCCAGCTTGGAAGTGCTATTGGACTCACGCTTTCTCCGATCCTGATGTCACAAGGTGGTGTAGGAGGACCCTTTATAATATTTGGATTATCTGGATTTCTATGGGTTTCGGTATGGGTATCTGCAACATCTAGCACTCCAGAGAGAAGCCCTCAAATAACTAAATATGAGTTAGAATACATACAGAGCAAAAGGAAAAAGGGTCAAATGAAGACAACCAAAATAATCCCACCGTTCAGGCGTTTGCTTTCTAAATTACCAACTTGGTCCCTCATTGTTGCTAATTCCATGCATAGCTGG GGATTCTTTGTTATTCTTTCATGGATGCCGATTTACTTTAAAACA ATATATCATGTTGACCTTCGACAAGCAGCATGTTGA
- the LOC110912523 gene encoding uncharacterized protein LOC110912523, producing the protein MVRKSYRAAETVARSLTAEKYLKKIGLGKEDYYFWKQIGKTLLCTYTVFGAVWLYNETSPLGWWTLKPVPKEEKELAHLYQRINYPYPGDEEAMTDFIAKGGMIGTMVSAKGTIEMDSSGPMNYQKQLQKDKLDQEALKLWLRMKNEVVQELQGKGYV; encoded by the exons ATGGTTCGAAAAAGTTATAGAGCTGCCGAAACAG TGGCTAGATCTTTGACTGCTGAGAAGTACCTAAAGAAAATAGGCCTTGGAAAGGAAGACTACTACTTTTGGAAACAAATAGGCAAAACACTTTTATGCACATACACAGTGTTCGGTGCCGTGTGGTTATACAATGAAACATCCCCACTTGGTTGGTGGACGCTGAAACCAGTACCCAAGGAAGAGAAAGAACTGGCTCATCTCTATCAACGAATCAATTACCCGTACCCTGGTGACGAGGAGGCCATGACTGATTTCATTGCAAAAGGTGGGATGATTGGGACAATGGTGAGTGCCAAAGGGACCATAGAGATGGACTCCTCCGGTCCCATGAACTATCAGAAGCAGTTGCAGAAAGACAAGTTGGATCAGGAAGCACTTAAGTTGTGGTTGAGGATGAAGAATGAAGTTGTTCAAGAGCTTCAGGGGAAAGGGTATGTATGA
- the LOC110887673 gene encoding uncharacterized protein LOC110887673: MAFQETKQEDVSNFRFENFWGSKNFGMEFVGSVGMSGGLVCLWNLGMFELENSIKRRNVLAVRGRLKGSGEVMNFINVYAPQSCSAKLELWNEIRGIMGGWDGLWVVAGDFNAVRMESERKNSAFKANCAKNFNEFIAQANLLEYDLKGCRFTCSRNNGKKWSKLDRFLVCPEFFSKWPTACQRALPFLHSDHCPILLELGDKNFGPKPFRVFDAWLGKEGYKEAVELAVNYVDVQGPPDSRLTAKFARIRNEVKKWRDIYRKKEGENYARALEELEALESSLETRDLNEEEEWVYAENRRVIMDLEFKKCSEARQRARSKWAEEGDANTKFFHSLINQRKASNLIPGLNVNGRWVSKPARVKKEIMSFFQKSVP; the protein is encoded by the coding sequence ATGGCGTTTCAAGAGACAAAACAAGAGGATGTCAGCAATTTCAGGTTCGAAAACTTTTGGGGAAGTAAGAACTTTGGTATGGAATTCGTCGGTTCTGTCGGTATGTCTGGAGGCCTCGTTTGTCTTTGGAATTTGGGGATGTTCGAACTCGAGAACTCCATTAAACGCAGGAATGTGCTGGCGGTTAGAGGAAGATTGAAAGGTAGTGGTGAGGTGATGAATTTTATTAATGTATACGCTCCGCAAAGTTGTTCAGCCAAGTTGGAGCTTTGGAACGAGATTCGGGGAATCATGGGAGGCTGGGATGGTTTATGGGTGGTGGCGGGGGATTTCAACGCGGTCAGGATGGAATCGGAGAGAAAGAATTCAGCTTTTAAAGCTAATTGCGCGAAAAATTTCAATGAGTTTATTGCTCAAGCCAACCTTCTTGAGTATGACTTAAAAGGTTGTAGGTTCACGTGTTCGAGAAATAACGGAAAAAAATGGAGCAAACTTGATAGATTTTTGGTGTGCCCGGAGTTTTTTAGTAAATGGCCTACGGCTTGTCAGAGAGCTTTACCATTTCTCCATTCCGATCATTGCCCTATTCTTTTGGAGCTGGGGGATAAGAATTTCGGGCCGAAACCTTTTCGGGTTTTTGACGCTTGGTTGGGTAAAGAGGGATATAAGGAAGCAGTTGAGTTAGCGGTTAATTATGTCGATGTTCAGGGCCCTCCGGACAGCCGGCTCACGGCTAAATTTGCTCGCATCAGGAATGAGGTTAAAAAATGGCGGGATATCTATCGAAAAAAAGAAGGTGAGAATTACGCTCGGGCTTTAGAAGAACTTGAAGCTTTGGAAAGTAGTTTGGAAACGCGGGATCTTAACGAGGAAGAAGAATGGGTCTATGCAGAAAATAGGAGGGTCATCAtggatttggaatttaaaaaGTGTTCGGAAGCGAGACAAAGAGCTAGAAGCAAATGGGCTGAGGAAGGTGATGCCAACACCAAATTTTTCCACTCCTTGATTAATCAAAGGAAAGCGTCGAACCTTATCCCGGGGCTGAATGTTAATGGGAGGTGGGTGTCTAAGCCAGCCAGAGTTAAAAAGGAAATAATGTCTTTTTTTCAGAAATCGGTTCCATGA